A genomic segment from Ruegeria sp. TM1040 encodes:
- a CDS encoding alpha/beta fold hydrolase — MSLDLSALPQEVYHRKFGTGARHLVAVHCSLAHSGAWRGLVGALGEDRVSCTAFDMLSHGKSPDWDGQGLLQRRNAEAGLCLLEAEVAETGGPVDLIGHSFGATVALAMAEMRPDLVRSLVMIEPVLFAAAKVQNPDALEQMRSDHMAVRSPYAAGDVEYATRLFNRAWGTGHPKWPDLPEHARAAMVRSFPAVMDCDSQVYDDAAGLLAPGALEALEMPVLVMQGGATQPIMTAVTDALSARMPEAQISVIKGAGHMVPVTHPEAVAEVLRAFWSQR, encoded by the coding sequence GTGAGCCTCGATCTGAGCGCGCTGCCGCAAGAGGTCTATCACCGAAAGTTTGGCACCGGGGCGCGTCATCTGGTGGCGGTGCATTGCTCGCTGGCGCATTCGGGGGCCTGGCGGGGGCTTGTTGGGGCCTTGGGCGAGGACCGTGTCAGCTGCACCGCATTTGACATGCTCTCGCACGGCAAGAGCCCGGATTGGGACGGGCAGGGCCTGTTGCAGCGTCGCAATGCCGAGGCCGGGCTGTGTCTCTTGGAGGCGGAGGTGGCAGAGACGGGTGGGCCGGTTGACTTGATCGGGCATTCCTTCGGGGCGACGGTGGCGCTGGCCATGGCCGAGATGCGCCCGGACCTGGTGCGGAGCCTCGTGATGATCGAGCCGGTGCTTTTTGCTGCCGCCAAGGTGCAGAACCCGGACGCGCTCGAGCAGATGCGTTCCGATCACATGGCGGTGCGGAGCCCCTATGCGGCGGGCGATGTGGAATATGCCACCCGGCTCTTTAACCGGGCCTGGGGAACGGGCCATCCGAAATGGCCGGATCTGCCAGAGCATGCCCGCGCCGCCATGGTGCGATCGTTTCCGGCGGTGATGGACTGTGACAGCCAGGTCTATGACGATGCGGCCGGGCTGCTTGCGCCGGGTGCGCTCGAGGCGCTCGAGATGCCGGTGCTGGTGATGCAGGGCGGTGCGACGCAGCCCATCATGACCGCGGTTACCGACGCGCTGTCGGCGCGGATGCCAGAGGCGCAGATCAGCGTCATCAAGGGCGCAGGCCATATGGTGCCGGTGACACATCCCGAAGCGGTGGCCGAGGTGTTGCGGGCGTTCTGGTCTCAGAGATAA